One region of Luteolibacter rhizosphaerae genomic DNA includes:
- the hemL gene encoding glutamate-1-semialdehyde 2,1-aminomutase, translating into MTGPLSQKLFATAKGFIPGGVNSPVRAFRNVGGEPFFVRRAKGSRIEDVDGKTYIDYIGSWGPNILGHAPTVVTNTIHEVAKDGVSFGIPNPFEVEMARTITEWVPSVEMVRMCSSGTEATMSAIRLARGFTKRDYIVKFDGCYHGHSDSLLVAAGSGALTHGEPDSAGVPAAFAEKTIVLPYNDPEALEKVFAEQGDRIAAIIVESYPANAGLIFPRPGYLDLLSSITKKHGALLIFDEVMTGFRLGKAGVQGIENLTPDLSCFGKVIGGGLPVGAFGGRADVMSMLAPIGPVYQAGTLSGNPLAMAAGLAQLKELGKVSGFPRLEELGAYFEKGLRSIMDAKGIPYRFNRTGSMFCLFFTDREIVNVNDVMKQDLELFKKFFWGCLDKGIYIAPSPYETGFLSLAHTEADLDDTLGVFDEVLAKI; encoded by the coding sequence GTGACCGGTCCGCTATCCCAGAAACTTTTCGCCACCGCCAAGGGCTTCATCCCCGGCGGCGTCAACTCCCCCGTCCGCGCCTTCCGCAATGTCGGCGGCGAGCCTTTCTTCGTGCGCCGTGCGAAGGGCAGCCGGATCGAGGACGTGGATGGCAAGACCTACATCGACTACATCGGCTCCTGGGGCCCGAATATCCTCGGCCACGCGCCGACGGTGGTGACAAACACCATCCACGAGGTGGCGAAGGACGGTGTGTCCTTCGGCATCCCGAATCCCTTCGAAGTGGAGATGGCCCGCACCATCACCGAGTGGGTGCCCTCCGTGGAGATGGTCCGCATGTGCTCCTCCGGCACGGAGGCAACCATGTCCGCCATCCGCCTCGCCCGCGGCTTCACGAAGCGCGACTACATCGTGAAGTTCGATGGCTGCTACCATGGTCATAGTGACTCGCTCCTCGTCGCCGCCGGTTCCGGGGCGCTCACGCATGGCGAGCCGGACTCCGCCGGGGTCCCCGCCGCCTTCGCGGAGAAGACCATCGTGCTGCCCTACAACGATCCGGAAGCGCTGGAGAAAGTCTTCGCCGAGCAGGGCGACCGGATCGCCGCGATCATCGTGGAATCTTATCCGGCGAATGCCGGCCTGATCTTCCCCCGCCCCGGCTACCTCGACCTGCTCTCCTCGATCACGAAGAAGCACGGCGCGCTCCTGATCTTCGACGAAGTGATGACCGGCTTCCGCCTCGGCAAGGCAGGCGTGCAAGGCATCGAGAATCTCACACCGGACCTGAGCTGCTTCGGCAAGGTGATCGGCGGCGGCCTGCCCGTCGGTGCCTTCGGCGGTCGTGCCGATGTGATGAGCATGCTTGCCCCCATCGGCCCGGTCTATCAGGCCGGCACGCTCTCCGGCAATCCGCTGGCGATGGCCGCCGGACTCGCGCAGCTCAAGGAGCTGGGTAAGGTCTCCGGCTTCCCGCGCCTGGAGGAACTCGGCGCCTACTTCGAGAAGGGCCTGCGCTCGATCATGGACGCGAAGGGCATCCCCTACCGCTTCAACCGCACCGGCTCGATGTTCTGCCTTTTCTTCACCGACCGCGAGATCGTGAACGTGAACGACGTGATGAAACAGGACCTCGAGCTGTTTAAGAAGTTCTTCTGGGGCTGCCTCGACAAGGGCATCTACATCGCGCCCAGCCCGTATGAAACCGGCTTCCTCAGCCTGGCTCACACGGAAGCGGATCTCGATGACACCCTCGGCGTCTTCGACGAAGTCCTCGCGAAAATCTGA
- a CDS encoding L-fucose/L-arabinose isomerase family protein, translated as MYLPLGQYSPDIRLGFVSASRNCFPRALAAERSERIIALSRDAGIELVVPEGECAIIETRTHAADAAAELIASGVDAAVLFLGNFSPEIEDAAFVKAFPGPVLLIAAAEENAMTLLQKRGDALCGLLSAALAIRKRDVQDRVHIPELPIVSAEEGLAEIQHFIKMIKVVKGARNATLGLFGPRPRDFESCNYNLASIQSIGVEIEELGLFDLQNEIKAIQAGASSAIASEQKAGMPSIPEDPQFKTRLSDYEQAIRNFRERLKLSGAASQCWSEQEFSLKHVPCFINGRMADKGFPIACENDAYSLVAELLAQYASDNTVTVLDINHSIPGNLHESLKHYPLKDMVGMFHCGNTAGKLLKNPEMKYQLIMKRLMEPDTDPDITRGTIEGQISASPITVCQVHGHGDKLRAYICEGHFLDLDPKTFGCTGTAYIPGFHRFYRHVLLGRYHHHAAVAFAHVGGVLYDAFKLLGIEVIDTPLPDGMPYPGENVFRAGLTPQSRFVG; from the coding sequence ATGTACCTGCCACTCGGCCAATACTCGCCCGATATCCGCCTCGGCTTCGTTTCCGCATCCCGCAATTGCTTCCCCCGCGCCCTCGCCGCGGAGCGCTCGGAACGCATCATCGCCCTGTCCCGCGACGCCGGGATCGAGCTTGTCGTCCCGGAAGGTGAATGTGCGATCATCGAGACCCGCACCCACGCCGCGGATGCCGCCGCGGAGCTCATCGCCTCCGGTGTGGATGCCGCCGTGCTCTTCCTCGGCAACTTCTCCCCGGAGATCGAGGATGCCGCATTCGTGAAAGCCTTCCCCGGCCCCGTGCTGCTGATCGCCGCCGCCGAGGAGAACGCGATGACCCTGCTGCAAAAGCGCGGCGATGCCCTCTGCGGCCTGCTCTCCGCCGCCCTCGCGATCCGCAAGCGCGACGTGCAGGACCGCGTGCACATCCCCGAACTGCCGATCGTCTCCGCGGAGGAAGGCCTCGCGGAGATCCAGCACTTCATCAAGATGATCAAGGTGGTGAAGGGCGCCCGCAATGCGACGCTCGGCCTCTTCGGACCGCGCCCACGCGACTTCGAGTCCTGCAACTACAACCTCGCCTCGATCCAATCGATCGGCGTGGAGATCGAAGAGCTCGGCCTCTTCGATCTGCAGAACGAGATCAAGGCGATCCAAGCCGGTGCTTCCTCCGCCATCGCCAGCGAGCAAAAGGCAGGCATGCCCTCGATCCCGGAGGACCCGCAGTTCAAGACCCGCCTCTCCGACTACGAGCAGGCCATCCGCAACTTCCGCGAACGCCTCAAACTCTCCGGAGCCGCCAGCCAGTGCTGGTCCGAGCAGGAGTTCTCCCTGAAGCACGTGCCCTGCTTCATCAACGGCCGCATGGCCGACAAGGGCTTCCCCATCGCCTGCGAGAACGACGCTTACTCGCTCGTGGCCGAGCTGCTCGCGCAGTACGCCAGCGACAACACCGTCACCGTTCTCGACATCAACCACTCGATCCCCGGCAACCTCCATGAATCCCTGAAGCACTACCCGCTGAAGGACATGGTCGGCATGTTCCACTGCGGCAATACCGCGGGCAAGCTGCTGAAGAATCCGGAAATGAAATACCAGCTCATCATGAAGCGCCTGATGGAGCCGGATACCGATCCGGACATCACCCGCGGCACCATCGAGGGCCAGATCTCCGCCTCCCCTATCACCGTCTGCCAGGTGCATGGCCACGGCGACAAGCTGCGCGCCTACATCTGCGAGGGCCACTTCCTCGATCTCGACCCGAAGACCTTCGGCTGCACCGGCACCGCCTACATCCCGGGCTTCCACCGCTTCTATCGCCACGTCCTGCTCGGCCGCTACCACCACCACGCCGCCGTCGCCTTCGCGCACGTCGGCGGAGTGCTCTACGATGCCTTCAAGCTGCTGGGGATCGAGGTGATCGATACCCCGCTGCCCGATGGCATGCCCTACCCCGGCGAGAACGTGTTCCGCGCCGGACTTACCCCGCAATCCCGCTTCGTAGGCTGA
- a CDS encoding LacI family DNA-binding transcriptional regulator — MNPEPEPRRVSLRDIAKAIGVSHVTVSLALRNHPRISKPMQERVRKLADELGYRPDPMLAALANYRKGKSERPVATCIAWINAWPDAADLRKHGEFDLYWKGAEAAARQSGYRLEEFRFGGHYTPQRLHEILAARGISAMLIPPQGFAPDWGDFPWHEYSVVRFGRTVPEPRTHLVTSDQVANTRLACAEISKRGYRRIGFITDEQRAFQRGHLFLAGFLYAQREAKEANPVPVLSVSGEPGFAMGKQIVEWVRQHGVDAIYTDIPGIPKLLGRQGIRVPEDLGVAATTVLDAQADAGINQEPEETGRVALFLLASLIQEGVRGIPKIFRQVLVGGSWQDGSTLPTRIAPDAAGRL; from the coding sequence GTGAACCCGGAGCCCGAACCGCGCCGCGTGAGCCTGCGGGACATCGCCAAAGCTATCGGCGTGAGCCATGTCACCGTCTCGCTTGCGCTGCGGAATCATCCCCGCATCTCGAAGCCGATGCAGGAGCGGGTCCGCAAGCTGGCCGATGAGCTGGGCTACCGGCCGGACCCGATGCTCGCCGCGCTGGCGAACTACCGGAAGGGCAAGTCCGAACGCCCGGTGGCCACTTGCATCGCATGGATCAATGCCTGGCCGGATGCCGCGGATCTCCGCAAGCACGGCGAGTTCGATCTCTACTGGAAGGGAGCTGAAGCCGCGGCCCGCCAATCCGGCTACCGGCTTGAGGAGTTCCGCTTCGGCGGCCACTACACGCCACAGCGGCTGCACGAGATTCTCGCCGCGCGCGGCATCAGCGCCATGCTGATCCCGCCGCAGGGCTTCGCACCGGATTGGGGAGACTTCCCATGGCACGAGTATTCGGTGGTGCGCTTCGGCCGCACGGTGCCGGAACCGCGCACCCATCTCGTGACTTCCGATCAAGTCGCCAACACCCGCCTCGCCTGTGCGGAGATTTCCAAACGCGGTTACCGCCGCATCGGCTTTATAACGGACGAGCAGCGCGCCTTCCAACGCGGGCATCTCTTCCTCGCCGGCTTCCTGTATGCCCAGCGCGAGGCGAAGGAGGCGAACCCGGTGCCGGTGCTTTCGGTAAGCGGCGAGCCCGGCTTCGCGATGGGCAAGCAGATCGTGGAATGGGTCCGACAGCATGGGGTGGACGCGATCTATACGGATATCCCCGGCATCCCGAAGCTGCTGGGCCGCCAAGGCATCCGCGTGCCGGAAGACCTGGGAGTGGCTGCCACCACCGTGCTCGATGCGCAGGCGGATGCGGGCATCAACCAGGAGCCGGAGGAGACCGGACGCGTCGCGCTCTTCCTGCTGGCCTCCCTGATCCAGGAAGGCGTGCGGGGAATCCCGAAGATCTTCCGCCAAGTTCTCGTCGGCGGCTCATGGCAGGATGGCAGCACCCTGCCCACGAGGATCGCGCCGGATGCCGCGGGCCGTCTATGA
- a CDS encoding serine/threonine-protein kinase, with amino-acid sequence MPDESDTSKQPRPLTGEHAAALLDLGFGTMTPEPGTPDQECEDKPGDLIGRYRLVEPLGEGGFGYVWSAEQIEPIHRAIALKLIRRGMDSREIVARFAAESQALALMDHPNIAAVFDAGTTADGRPFFAMELVKGEPLTSYCDSRSLGLRERLELFIPVCQAVQHAHQKAILHRDLKPSNIIVTEVDGKPVPKVIDFGIAKALGATPEAALDASLLYTRAGAILGTLQYMSPEQAGSVSDVDTRSDVYSLGVILYELLTGVTPLAAAPRREAYDETLRRIRTEEAPRPSTVARPETTTIRGTEGSRLRRALRGDLDWITVKALEKDRRRRYETATAFATDLRRYLDREPVSAAAPTWSYQFSKFARRNRVVFISTGVVAVALVTATAVSLKQAAIAKRESHKAEANALQAEQNLALAVENQDRARAAVDAFLNEITEDPRLHEADFIHLRSELLEKALPFYEELSAENTPGGKTTKERATALNRLGLLYHELGQPEKAVASYQRQIAVVEELIRTAAPGVDYRDSQLAGYNNMAASLGALKRTSEALEAQKRSLEIIRNLVRDYPESKEHRNTMITLMVNLAQMLALQDIDRKGGIALMGEALEEAKQLSREYPDNEVVKKQLAYVHSNYAVALHTANDPVAEEHFRIARDLQDRWIRDHPGDQIQRELLATTTFNLGHLLSSRGRYEEALAMLRESAAHSDLLAIQVPSAPEHTASGAKCRTVIGLCLFRLDRSWEAEPELKIAVEVHHRLSQQFPTNPDYPGREAVTLDVLAAIKRRNREWAAARSYYEQSIACHLHSRTLGMAELSDHNFHAERLDSLSQMAIEQGDLELAVTEALKIPETGARGWLESQGAALLVAKVFVADLSLKNQEQAERHAAQAIALLQQAVDRGSPNLPDYGANEPFSFLRDYPAFRNLKEAAPDPEGKSPSRFIFDYQADDPGPRHWKRTGDIWVETKPSGTTTEFRVGERMRHRNLSGTIITNTENKEMQLFVPDKGETGPPQLRMKFPPGKWESLGEIRDVE; translated from the coding sequence ATGCCCGACGAATCCGATACCAGCAAGCAGCCAAGGCCGCTCACGGGCGAACACGCCGCCGCCCTGTTGGACTTGGGGTTCGGGACCATGACTCCGGAGCCGGGCACACCGGATCAGGAATGCGAGGACAAGCCGGGCGACCTCATCGGCCGCTACCGCTTGGTCGAGCCCCTGGGTGAAGGCGGCTTCGGCTACGTCTGGAGTGCGGAACAGATCGAGCCAATTCACCGGGCGATCGCCCTGAAGCTGATCCGCCGCGGCATGGACAGCCGCGAGATCGTGGCACGCTTCGCCGCGGAGAGCCAAGCGCTGGCCCTGATGGATCACCCGAACATCGCGGCGGTCTTCGATGCCGGGACCACGGCGGACGGCAGGCCCTTCTTCGCGATGGAGCTGGTGAAGGGCGAGCCGCTGACGAGCTACTGTGATTCCCGTAGTCTGGGCCTGCGCGAACGGCTGGAGCTCTTCATCCCCGTCTGCCAGGCGGTGCAGCATGCGCACCAGAAGGCGATCCTTCACCGCGATCTGAAGCCCTCGAACATCATCGTGACCGAGGTGGACGGGAAGCCGGTGCCGAAGGTGATCGACTTCGGGATCGCGAAGGCGCTCGGTGCCACACCGGAGGCCGCGCTGGACGCCAGCCTTCTCTACACCCGCGCCGGTGCCATTCTCGGCACTCTCCAGTACATGAGCCCGGAGCAGGCCGGCAGTGTCTCGGACGTGGATACGCGCAGCGATGTCTACTCGCTGGGCGTGATCCTCTACGAGCTGCTCACCGGCGTGACGCCTCTCGCTGCCGCGCCCCGGCGCGAAGCCTACGACGAGACGCTGCGGCGCATCCGCACCGAGGAAGCCCCGCGCCCCAGCACGGTGGCCCGGCCGGAAACCACGACAATCCGCGGCACCGAGGGCAGCCGCCTGCGCCGGGCGCTGCGCGGCGATCTCGATTGGATCACGGTGAAGGCGCTGGAGAAAGATCGCCGCCGCCGCTACGAGACCGCCACCGCTTTCGCCACGGACCTGCGCCGCTACTTGGATCGCGAACCGGTGAGTGCCGCGGCACCCACCTGGAGCTACCAGTTCTCGAAGTTCGCCCGCCGGAACCGCGTCGTCTTCATCAGCACCGGCGTTGTCGCCGTGGCGCTGGTCACAGCCACGGCAGTGAGCCTGAAGCAGGCGGCGATCGCCAAGCGGGAAAGCCACAAGGCGGAGGCGAACGCGCTGCAGGCCGAGCAGAACCTGGCGCTTGCCGTGGAGAATCAGGACCGGGCCCGCGCGGCGGTCGATGCGTTTCTCAACGAGATCACGGAAGACCCGCGACTGCATGAGGCGGACTTCATCCACCTCCGGAGCGAGCTGTTAGAGAAAGCCCTGCCCTTCTACGAGGAGCTCTCCGCCGAGAACACGCCGGGTGGGAAGACGACGAAGGAACGTGCCACGGCATTGAACCGGCTGGGCCTGTTGTATCACGAGTTGGGTCAACCCGAGAAGGCGGTGGCTTCCTACCAGCGCCAGATCGCGGTGGTGGAGGAGCTGATCCGCACGGCAGCACCCGGAGTCGATTACCGTGATTCCCAACTGGCCGGCTACAACAACATGGCGGCCTCGCTGGGCGCGTTGAAACGCACGTCCGAGGCGCTCGAAGCGCAGAAGCGATCACTGGAGATCATCCGGAATCTCGTCCGCGACTATCCCGAGAGCAAGGAGCACCGGAACACCATGATCACGCTCATGGTCAACCTGGCCCAGATGCTGGCCTTGCAAGACATCGACCGCAAGGGAGGCATTGCGCTGATGGGAGAGGCACTGGAAGAAGCCAAGCAACTCTCGAGGGAATACCCGGACAATGAGGTCGTAAAGAAGCAGCTCGCCTACGTTCACTCGAACTATGCGGTCGCGCTGCATACCGCCAACGATCCTGTCGCCGAGGAGCACTTCCGGATTGCGCGCGACCTGCAGGACCGGTGGATCAGGGATCATCCGGGGGACCAGATCCAGCGCGAGCTGCTGGCCACCACCACCTTCAATCTCGGACATCTCCTTTCCTCCAGGGGTCGCTACGAAGAGGCGCTCGCCATGCTCCGCGAGTCTGCCGCACACAGCGATCTGCTGGCGATCCAAGTACCCTCCGCACCCGAGCACACGGCCTCCGGCGCGAAGTGCCGGACCGTGATCGGACTGTGCCTTTTCCGCCTCGACCGCTCATGGGAAGCGGAACCGGAACTGAAGATCGCGGTCGAAGTACATCACCGGCTGAGCCAACAGTTTCCCACCAATCCGGATTATCCGGGCAGGGAAGCCGTTACCCTCGACGTGCTCGCTGCGATCAAACGAAGAAACCGCGAGTGGGCGGCGGCGCGGAGCTACTACGAGCAATCCATCGCTTGCCATCTCCACTCGCGGACCTTGGGCATGGCGGAGCTGAGCGATCACAACTTTCACGCCGAACGGCTCGACTCCCTGTCCCAGATGGCGATCGAGCAGGGCGATCTGGAGCTCGCGGTGACCGAAGCACTCAAGATCCCGGAAACGGGAGCGCGCGGCTGGCTGGAATCACAAGGGGCCGCCCTGCTGGTTGCGAAGGTGTTCGTGGCGGATCTCTCGCTGAAGAACCAAGAACAAGCAGAGCGGCACGCCGCGCAAGCCATCGCCCTTCTCCAACAAGCGGTAGATCGGGGCAGTCCCAATCTCCCGGACTACGGTGCAAACGAGCCTTTCTCCTTTCTGCGCGATTACCCCGCCTTCCGGAATTTGAAGGAAGCGGCTCCGGATCCGGAGGGCAAAAGCCCCAGCCGCTTTATCTTCGATTATCAGGCGGACGACCCGGGCCCGCGCCACTGGAAGCGGACGGGCGACATCTGGGTCGAGACCAAGCCATCCGGCACCACGACGGAATTCCGCGTCGGGGAGCGCATGCGCCACCGGAACCTCTCCGGGACCATCATCACCAACACTGAGAACAAGGAGATGCAGCTCTTCGTGCCCGACAAAGGCGAAACCGGCCCTCCGCAGTTACGGATGAAGTTTCCGCCCGGCAAGTGGGAGTCGCTCGGTGAGATCAGGGATGTGGAGTAA
- a CDS encoding RNA polymerase sigma factor: MTATHSPLFPVTQWTLLVNGCRAQDPELRRRSLEELCRAYWYPLYVFARRQGVGCEDAEDLTQGFFHYLLEKNLFASASQDLGKLRTFLLTIFQRYIGDVRDRDRALKRGGGQTLISLDLREGEERYANEPADPLTPEALYDRSWAMALLAKSLQELGKAEGLAGREPHFKVLEPFLNASAVAEGSYETAARALGMNQEAVRKAVSRLRRKFRDALREQIAATLHEPDEHQVDEELMALRDALRG; this comes from the coding sequence ATGACCGCGACCCACTCGCCGCTTTTTCCCGTGACCCAGTGGACCCTGCTGGTGAACGGCTGTCGTGCCCAGGATCCGGAACTGCGCCGCCGCTCCCTGGAGGAACTCTGCCGCGCCTACTGGTATCCGCTTTACGTCTTTGCCCGGCGCCAAGGGGTCGGCTGCGAGGATGCGGAGGATCTGACCCAAGGCTTCTTCCACTACTTGCTCGAGAAGAATCTCTTCGCCTCGGCAAGCCAAGACCTCGGCAAGCTGCGGACTTTCCTGCTCACGATCTTCCAGCGCTACATCGGGGACGTCCGGGACCGGGACCGTGCGCTCAAGCGCGGTGGCGGGCAAACGCTGATCTCGCTCGACCTGCGCGAGGGCGAGGAGCGCTATGCGAATGAACCGGCGGATCCCCTCACCCCCGAGGCGCTCTATGACCGCAGTTGGGCGATGGCTCTGCTGGCAAAATCGCTGCAGGAACTCGGCAAGGCGGAGGGACTCGCGGGCCGCGAGCCTCACTTCAAGGTGCTGGAACCTTTCCTGAATGCCTCGGCGGTCGCCGAGGGTAGCTACGAGACCGCGGCGCGGGCGCTGGGCATGAATCAGGAAGCGGTGCGCAAGGCGGTGAGCCGGCTGCGCCGCAAGTTCCGCGATGCGCTGCGCGAGCAGATCGCCGCCACCCTACATGAGCCGGACGAGCATCAGGTGGACGAAGAACTGATGGCGCTGCGGGACGCCCTGCGCGGCTGA
- a CDS encoding sulfatase has protein sequence MRPLLFLFAFLLPLAAQENRKNVLLICVDDLKPALGCYGDALAKTPGIDKLAARGVRFDRAYCNQAICSASRNNLLLGSRSTSIGIYDLKVNFRQAVPDAVTLPQWFIKHGYRAEAVGKILHTGHGNDDDAASWSVPTITHKVVEYYKPESSAGGQLTREEAYFWNKELGRINQLPRGAAWEIADVPDNAYSDGKIADEGIERLKAAKERKQPFFLALGFTKPHLPFTAPKKYWDMHDPAAFELAKLDRYPQGAPPYATKRGEEIANYEPVPSDGKVDPELARKLIHGYYAASSYADAQIGRVIDELDRLGLAENTVIVLWGDHGWHLGDHGMWTKHTNYEQANRIPLLVVAPGIAKPGTQAGFAETVDIYPTIVELAGLPKPEVPQPIDGKSLVATLKDPAVKTREHVTHCFPRGGRLGRAIRTERYRMVEWRAIGDPADKAEIELYDYESDPLESKNLATEKPEIVKELRSILDAQPAPLQKPGKRS, from the coding sequence ATGCGCCCGCTGCTTTTTCTTTTCGCATTCCTGCTTCCGCTGGCCGCTCAGGAAAACCGGAAGAACGTGCTCCTGATCTGCGTGGATGATCTCAAGCCGGCGCTCGGCTGCTACGGTGACGCTCTGGCCAAGACCCCGGGGATCGACAAGCTCGCCGCCCGCGGCGTGCGTTTCGATCGCGCCTACTGCAACCAAGCGATCTGCTCCGCCTCGCGCAACAACCTTCTGTTAGGCTCCCGCTCCACCTCGATCGGGATCTACGATCTCAAGGTGAATTTCCGTCAAGCGGTGCCGGATGCCGTGACGCTGCCGCAGTGGTTCATCAAGCACGGCTACCGCGCCGAAGCGGTCGGCAAGATCCTGCACACCGGTCACGGCAACGACGACGACGCTGCCTCGTGGAGCGTCCCCACGATCACCCACAAGGTGGTGGAATACTACAAGCCCGAGAGCAGCGCGGGCGGGCAACTGACGCGCGAGGAAGCTTACTTTTGGAACAAGGAGCTCGGCCGGATCAACCAGCTTCCCCGCGGGGCCGCTTGGGAGATCGCGGACGTGCCGGACAATGCCTATTCGGACGGGAAGATCGCGGACGAAGGCATCGAACGCCTGAAGGCTGCGAAGGAGCGCAAGCAGCCCTTCTTCCTCGCGCTCGGCTTCACCAAGCCGCACCTGCCTTTCACCGCGCCGAAGAAGTATTGGGACATGCACGATCCCGCCGCCTTCGAGCTGGCGAAGCTTGACCGCTACCCGCAGGGCGCACCGCCCTACGCCACCAAGCGTGGCGAGGAGATCGCCAACTACGAGCCGGTGCCGTCGGATGGGAAGGTGGACCCGGAACTCGCGCGCAAGCTGATCCACGGTTACTACGCCGCCAGCAGCTATGCGGATGCCCAGATCGGCCGCGTGATCGATGAACTCGATCGCCTCGGGCTCGCGGAGAATACCGTGATCGTCCTGTGGGGAGACCACGGCTGGCACCTCGGCGACCACGGCATGTGGACCAAGCACACCAACTACGAGCAGGCCAACCGTATCCCGCTGCTGGTGGTCGCCCCTGGCATTGCCAAGCCGGGCACGCAAGCGGGCTTCGCGGAGACCGTCGATATCTATCCTACCATTGTGGAACTCGCCGGCCTGCCAAAGCCGGAGGTGCCGCAGCCCATCGATGGCAAGAGCCTCGTCGCGACTCTCAAGGACCCCGCCGTGAAGACGCGGGAGCATGTAACCCATTGCTTCCCGCGTGGCGGCCGCCTCGGTCGCGCGATCCGGACCGAGCGCTACCGCATGGTGGAGTGGAGGGCCATCGGCGATCCGGCGGACAAGGCCGAGATCGAACTCTACGACTACGAGTCCGATCCCTTGGAATCGAAGAATCTCGCCACGGAGAAGCCGGAGATCGTGAAAGAACTCCGGTCGATCTTGGATGCCCAGCCTGCCCCGCTCCAAAAGCCGGGCAAGCGGTCTTGA
- a CDS encoding C25 family cysteine peptidase — MRPKIFLLLPFLALCRVQGEEAPRWTVIHAPALKKALMPLADHRVSQGYEVEWVEVKGADSATLLETLAGLRASPPRSGDVVVLAGALDAKGGARKDCVLPGGKGTHGRMKDQPSDGVLAGGEDSAALMIGRLPAESPEDMSTMVAKILRYEKESSKSQGKLGCVVGNPMGQKAEWLPDAFVALNTKLMLFKVNSGWTTTGADDLLVSPFAEASPEFGMAMDRVASGTWETLAYFGHSGPEGIYSLGRSYRLSDSWFTSEGPARGLFFTCGCHALETQDAYAVRAMRSPSGPAAVIGASGVSYSTIGYLAGKGLIECVSKTESPQTAGEWWGKVRHAITRTSMSGLTFMVFDRVDGSNGKVSLADQRQEHLEMWSMLGDPAMRMRKPPVAAP, encoded by the coding sequence ATGCGACCCAAGATTTTCTTGCTTCTCCCCTTCCTCGCCCTCTGCCGCGTGCAGGGCGAGGAGGCACCGCGCTGGACGGTGATCCATGCCCCTGCGTTGAAGAAGGCGCTCATGCCCCTGGCCGATCACCGGGTCTCCCAAGGCTATGAGGTGGAGTGGGTTGAGGTGAAAGGCGCCGACTCCGCTACCTTGCTGGAGACGCTTGCCGGACTCAGGGCATCTCCCCCGCGCAGCGGGGATGTTGTGGTCCTCGCCGGGGCACTCGATGCCAAGGGCGGGGCCCGGAAGGACTGCGTGCTGCCCGGTGGGAAAGGCACCCATGGCCGGATGAAGGATCAGCCGAGCGATGGCGTGCTGGCGGGTGGAGAAGATAGCGCCGCCCTCATGATCGGCAGGCTCCCCGCCGAGTCTCCGGAGGATATGAGCACCATGGTCGCGAAGATCCTGCGCTATGAAAAAGAAAGCTCCAAGTCTCAAGGCAAGCTGGGCTGCGTGGTAGGCAACCCGATGGGTCAGAAAGCCGAGTGGCTGCCCGATGCCTTCGTGGCGTTGAACACGAAGTTGATGTTGTTCAAGGTCAACTCCGGCTGGACCACGACCGGAGCCGACGATCTGCTGGTGTCCCCTTTCGCGGAAGCATCCCCGGAATTCGGGATGGCGATGGATCGCGTGGCCAGCGGAACCTGGGAAACGCTTGCTTACTTCGGACACTCCGGGCCGGAAGGAATCTATTCGCTCGGTCGCAGCTATCGCCTGTCCGATTCTTGGTTCACCAGCGAGGGACCGGCGCGGGGCCTTTTCTTCACCTGCGGCTGCCACGCGCTGGAGACGCAGGATGCCTACGCGGTACGCGCGATGAGATCGCCCTCGGGACCTGCCGCCGTGATCGGGGCGAGCGGGGTGAGCTACTCCACCATCGGCTATCTCGCAGGCAAAGGACTGATCGAATGCGTCTCTAAGACCGAAAGCCCGCAGACCGCCGGCGAGTGGTGGGGCAAGGTCCGCCACGCCATCACACGGACTTCCATGTCGGGCCTGACCTTCATGGTCTTCGACCGGGTGGACGGCAGCAACGGCAAGGTGAGCTTGGCCGACCAACGGCAGGAGCACCTTGAGATGTGGTCCATGCTTGGCGATCCCGCGATGCGGATGAGGAAGCCACCGGTGGCGGCGCCTTGA